The proteins below come from a single Tribolium castaneum strain GA2 chromosome 9, icTriCast1.1, whole genome shotgun sequence genomic window:
- the LOC103312783 gene encoding CRISP/Allergen/PR-1 has protein sequence MFQSILLITMYLSYTHAQGTIPPHLNENFQPKEEDPSKNDYCSMYCGRVQHTGCDCKLGPGRQEQLARKGAAGLRAGIVEYHNHLRNLVANGSDTRGKAGKAANMMAISYNLELEYLARCFLRSRFIGHQDECRTMANGRKLGQNSGGFDQIDDSDKIIYKLIERWYEEIMEMTPSIFRKFKIERRVGHFTTMAWGDVNAIGCGRVIVRNPLTLKFLYPSFESIFLCNYGSTLPGNNKQFGVNIIGRPVYLPGEPCTLCPKDYPCNKGYKALCGEVSAPPTAVEYDFALVDYAPQSPKVKPFKDPPKPKPKPKTKAKPKTKTKTKTKTKPKPKTKTKAKTKTKKTKTKQKQKPKPTPKKGKYAPGKPPYNKPKIEEDDDKKSSPKKKSRKKSKKPDLDDPDNRSIKEGTSLVMICSMSLLIVYFVY, from the exons ATGTTCCAATCAATTTTGCTCATTACGATGTATCTGAGTTACACACATGCACAAGGAACTATCCCACCGCATCTCAATGAGAATTTCCAACCGAAAGAAGAGGACCCTTCGAAAAATGACTATTGTAGCATGTATTGTGGGAGGGTACAGCATACGGGTTGTGACTGCAAACTGGGACCAGGACGACAAGAACAACTGGCAAGAAAAGGAGCAGCGGGACTACGTGCTGGAATCGTAGAATATCACAATCATTTAAGAAATTTGGTCGCAAATGGAAGTGATACTCGGGGTAAAGCCGGAAAAGCAGCCAACATGATGGCTATTAGTTACAACTTAGAGCTGGAATACTTAGCAAGATGTTTTCTAAGAAGTAGATTTATCGGACATCAAGATGAATGCAGGACAATGGCTAACGGCAGAAAATTAGGTCAAAATTCTGGAGGCTTTGATCAGATAGATGACTCCGATAAAATAATCTATAAACTAATTGAGCGATG GTATGAAGAAATCATGGAAATGACGCCATCCATTTTTAGaaagtttaaaattgaaagaaGGGTAGGGCATTTTACAACAATGGCTTGGGGGGATGTTAATGCAATAGGATGTGGTCGCGTAATCGTTAGAAATCCACTAacacttaaatttttataccCTTCCTTTGAAAGCATTTTCCTCTGTAACTACGGAAGTACGCTTCCTGGAAACAACAAACAATTCGGGGTTAATATCATTGGGCGGCCAGTATATCTTCCAGGTGAACCATGCACACTGTGTCCCAAAGACTACCCGTGTAATAAAGGATACAAAGCTTTGTGCGGAGAAGTCAGTGCCCCTCCAACTGCCGTTGAATATGACTTTGCGCTAGTAGACTATGCCCCACAAAGCCCAAAGGTTAAACCTTTCAAAGACCCACCTAAACCTAAACCTAAACCTAAAACTAAAGCCAAACCCAAAAccaaaactaaaactaaaactaaaactaaaccTAAAcctaaaactaaaactaaagctaaaactaaaactaaaaaaactaaaactaaacaGAAACAGAAACCTAAACCAACACCcaaaaaaggaaaatacgCGCCCGGAAAACCCCCATACAATAAACCCAAAATCGAGgaagacgatgacaaaaaatCCTCACCCAAAAAAAAGTCCaggaaaaaatccaaaaaaccgGATCTAGACGACCCAGACAACAGGAGCATCAAAGAAGGAACATCCTTAGTAATGATTTGTTCTATGTCACTACTAATCGTATATTTTGTGTActaa